A portion of the Pseudarthrobacter defluvii genome contains these proteins:
- a CDS encoding enolase C-terminal domain-like protein, translating into MAPAEAPVTAVQAAAYTVPTDAPEADGTFSWDSTTMVLVQAAAGGKTGLGWTYAPPAAAGLVEGLLGPAVHGVDALDVPAAAVAMARAVRNPGSTGLASYAVSAVDCALWDLKARLLDLPLHKLLGAVGNEVAVYGSGGFTTYSEQQLRSQLEGWAHGQHIGRVKIKIGQDNGTNVPRDLHRIREARAAVGPGVELFVDANGAYTAKQAIRVMRAVAAENVTWFEEPVSSDHLTGLRVVRDAVDADVAAGEYGTGLPYFQRLCAADAIDCLQADVSRCGGITEWLRIAAVAAAHGLQVSGHCAPHLSAAVAAATPNFRHLEWFHDHVRIENLFFEGTLDPDGGVLQPGDRPGNGLTLRTADAEGYRVR; encoded by the coding sequence GTGGCACCCGCGGAGGCTCCCGTCACCGCCGTCCAGGCAGCGGCCTACACAGTACCCACTGACGCGCCCGAAGCGGACGGCACCTTCAGTTGGGACTCCACCACCATGGTGCTGGTCCAGGCCGCCGCTGGCGGGAAGACGGGCCTGGGGTGGACGTACGCGCCGCCCGCAGCCGCGGGCCTGGTGGAAGGACTCCTCGGCCCGGCCGTCCACGGCGTTGACGCCCTGGACGTACCGGCCGCTGCGGTGGCGATGGCCCGGGCGGTGCGCAACCCCGGCAGCACCGGACTGGCGTCCTACGCCGTCTCCGCCGTCGACTGCGCCCTCTGGGACCTGAAGGCCCGCCTCCTGGACCTGCCGCTGCACAAACTCCTCGGCGCGGTCGGGAACGAAGTGGCGGTCTACGGCAGCGGCGGGTTCACCACCTATTCCGAACAGCAGCTACGGAGCCAGCTGGAAGGTTGGGCCCACGGCCAGCACATTGGCCGCGTGAAGATCAAGATCGGCCAGGACAACGGGACCAATGTTCCACGGGACCTGCACCGCATCCGCGAGGCGCGTGCCGCCGTCGGCCCTGGCGTGGAACTGTTCGTCGACGCCAACGGCGCCTACACCGCCAAGCAGGCGATCCGCGTCATGCGTGCTGTAGCCGCCGAGAACGTGACCTGGTTCGAGGAGCCCGTCTCCAGTGACCATCTGACCGGGCTCCGGGTGGTGCGGGACGCCGTCGACGCTGACGTGGCGGCCGGCGAATACGGGACCGGACTCCCCTACTTCCAGCGCCTGTGCGCCGCCGATGCCATCGACTGTCTGCAGGCGGACGTCAGCCGGTGCGGCGGGATTACCGAATGGCTGCGTATCGCGGCCGTCGCCGCTGCCCACGGTCTTCAAGTCTCCGGCCACTGCGCACCCCACCTGAGTGCCGCCGTCGCCGCCGCCACCCCCAACTTCCGCCACTTGGAATGGTTCCACGACCACGTCCGCATCGAGAACCTCTTCTTTGAGGGAACGCTCGACCCCGACGGCGGGGTCCTGCAGCCGGGAGACAGACCCGGCAACGGGCTGACGCTGCGCACAGCTGACGCCGAAGGCTACCGGGTTCGCTGA
- a CDS encoding thiamine pyrophosphate-requiring protein, translating to MATTVADYLLSRLGEWGVDKVFGFPGDGINGILAAFGKAGNQPKFIQARHEEMAAFEAVGYAKFSGRAAICMATSGPGAIHLLNGLYDAKLDHVPVVAIVGQTARSAMGGSYQQEVDLLTLFKDVASDYVQMVTVPEQLPNVTDRAIRIAEAQRAPTAVIIPADVQELEYSSPTHAFKMVPSSVGIRWPDIQPDSESIRGAAQLLNEGSKVAILIGQGARGAAAEVREVAELLGAGVAKALLGKDSLPDDLPYVTGSIGLLGTRPSYEMMRDCDTLLTVGSSFPYTQFLPEPGQARGVQIDVDPKMIGLRYTNEFNIVADAGTALRALIPHLERKQDRSWQDGLESSISRWWETMHDEAMVSADPVNPMLLFAELSTRLPANAMLSADSGSSANWYARQLRFRGEVRGSLSGNLATMGPGVPYAIGAKFAHPGRPAIAFAGDGAMQMNGLAELITVKHYWHEWDDPRLVVAVLHNNDLNQVTWEMRAMGGVPAFRESQALPDVDYAGFAESLGLQGIHVENPDDVGPAWEKALAADRPTLLDVRTDPDIPPIPPHATLEQARKTAEAMVKGDDSAWGVVKEGVKTKIQEFLPHKEG from the coding sequence ATGGCAACAACAGTGGCTGACTACCTGCTCTCCCGCCTGGGCGAGTGGGGCGTGGACAAGGTCTTCGGTTTCCCCGGAGACGGCATAAACGGCATCCTGGCCGCCTTCGGCAAGGCGGGCAACCAGCCGAAATTCATCCAGGCCCGGCACGAGGAGATGGCCGCGTTCGAAGCCGTGGGCTACGCCAAGTTCAGTGGCCGTGCCGCCATCTGCATGGCCACGTCCGGCCCCGGCGCCATCCACCTCCTCAACGGGCTGTACGACGCCAAGCTGGACCATGTTCCCGTGGTGGCCATCGTGGGCCAGACCGCACGCAGCGCCATGGGCGGCTCCTACCAGCAGGAAGTCGACCTGCTGACCCTGTTCAAAGACGTCGCCTCGGACTACGTCCAGATGGTCACGGTTCCGGAGCAGCTGCCCAACGTCACCGACCGGGCCATCCGGATTGCTGAAGCACAGCGGGCTCCCACCGCCGTGATCATCCCCGCCGACGTCCAGGAACTCGAGTACTCCTCGCCCACGCACGCATTCAAGATGGTGCCCTCCAGCGTGGGAATCCGGTGGCCCGACATCCAGCCGGACAGTGAGTCGATCAGGGGTGCCGCGCAGCTGCTGAATGAGGGCTCGAAGGTGGCCATCCTCATTGGCCAGGGTGCCCGCGGAGCGGCCGCCGAGGTCCGGGAAGTGGCGGAGCTGCTGGGCGCGGGCGTGGCCAAGGCCCTGCTGGGCAAGGATTCACTGCCCGACGACCTGCCCTACGTCACGGGATCGATCGGCCTGCTGGGCACGCGCCCCAGCTACGAGATGATGCGCGACTGCGACACCCTGCTCACGGTCGGCTCGAGCTTCCCCTACACCCAGTTTTTGCCGGAGCCCGGCCAGGCCCGCGGCGTGCAGATCGACGTGGACCCGAAAATGATCGGGTTGCGCTACACCAACGAGTTCAACATCGTGGCCGACGCCGGCACCGCCCTGCGCGCACTGATCCCGCACCTCGAACGGAAGCAGGACCGGTCCTGGCAGGATGGCCTGGAGTCATCCATCAGCCGCTGGTGGGAGACCATGCACGATGAGGCCATGGTCAGCGCCGATCCGGTCAACCCCATGCTGCTGTTCGCGGAGCTCTCCACCCGGCTTCCGGCCAATGCCATGCTCAGCGCCGACTCGGGCTCGTCAGCCAACTGGTACGCGCGGCAGCTGAGGTTCCGGGGGGAGGTCCGCGGTTCATTGTCGGGCAACCTCGCCACCATGGGCCCCGGTGTTCCATACGCCATCGGGGCCAAATTCGCCCACCCCGGCCGCCCGGCCATCGCTTTCGCCGGCGACGGTGCCATGCAAATGAACGGACTCGCCGAGCTGATCACCGTCAAGCACTACTGGCACGAATGGGATGACCCCCGCCTGGTGGTGGCAGTCCTGCACAACAACGACCTCAACCAGGTCACCTGGGAAATGAGGGCCATGGGCGGAGTGCCCGCGTTCCGGGAATCCCAGGCGCTCCCCGATGTGGACTACGCCGGATTCGCAGAAAGCCTGGGGCTGCAGGGCATCCACGTGGAGAATCCCGACGACGTCGGGCCGGCCTGGGAGAAGGCCCTGGCCGCTGACAGGCCCACACTTTTGGACGTACGGACCGACCCCGACATCCCGCCCATCCCGCCGCATGCCACCCTGGAGCAGGCACGGAAGACGGCCGAGGCCATGGTCAAGGGTGACGACAGTGCCTGGGGCGTGGTGAAGGAGGGGGTCAAGACCAAGATCCAGGAATTCCTGCCGCATAAAGAGGGCTGA
- a CDS encoding GMC family oxidoreductase, with protein MSTLRERNESAWLLPKGPGTSRGLRENMRRYGDDDEVDIVIVGCGAGGATMLQRLARAGWRAVGLDAGPFWEPEQDWVSDEAGSHHLYWTEPRVIGGSDPVPLGSNNSGRGVGGSMVHFAGYTPRFHPSDFHTLRADGVGADWPLEYGELRPYYEDIEAELPVSGEHWPWGDPHSYPHRPHPVSGNGELFLRGANACGVTAKVGPVAIANGRFGNRPHCIYRGFCLQGCKVNAKASPLITHVPDALAHGAEIRPDSMATRICLDERTGLATGVEYVQGGIQRFQRARLVAVAGYSIETPRLLLNSTSPRFPDGMCNDFDQVGRYLMVQGAPQTGGRFQAEVRMWKAPPPEVSTEDFYETDPAKPYKRGFSIQCVSPLPITWAEHVAAQGHWGAALRRYMSDYPHWACLGALCEFLPLEGNRVTLADETDRNGIPVARFSYSQCDNDRQLMSAAQQVMEQILTAAGAEEVITINRYAHLVGGARMAAAEQEGVVDRNLRSFAVPNLLVTDGSVLPTQGSANPALTIMALAARAAGVLVQGARRGVTSTKED; from the coding sequence ATGAGCACCCTGCGGGAACGCAACGAATCCGCCTGGCTGCTGCCAAAGGGCCCTGGCACCAGCCGGGGGCTGAGGGAGAACATGCGCCGGTACGGCGACGACGACGAGGTGGACATCGTCATTGTGGGCTGCGGTGCCGGCGGCGCCACAATGCTCCAGCGCCTCGCGCGGGCCGGCTGGCGGGCGGTGGGCCTGGACGCGGGGCCGTTCTGGGAACCCGAGCAGGACTGGGTCAGCGACGAAGCCGGCTCCCATCACCTTTACTGGACCGAACCAAGAGTGATCGGCGGCAGCGACCCTGTCCCCTTGGGCTCTAATAATTCCGGCCGGGGCGTGGGCGGATCGATGGTCCACTTTGCCGGCTACACGCCGCGTTTCCATCCCAGTGATTTCCACACCCTGAGAGCTGACGGAGTGGGCGCCGACTGGCCCCTGGAGTACGGCGAACTCCGGCCCTACTACGAGGACATCGAGGCTGAGCTTCCCGTCTCCGGCGAACACTGGCCCTGGGGCGATCCGCACAGCTACCCCCACCGGCCGCACCCGGTGTCCGGCAACGGGGAGCTGTTCCTGAGGGGCGCCAACGCCTGCGGCGTTACGGCAAAGGTGGGGCCGGTGGCTATTGCCAATGGCCGGTTCGGCAACCGCCCGCACTGCATCTACCGCGGTTTCTGCCTTCAAGGCTGCAAGGTCAACGCAAAGGCTTCACCGTTGATTACCCATGTCCCGGACGCCCTGGCGCATGGTGCCGAAATCCGGCCGGACTCCATGGCCACCAGGATCTGCCTGGACGAACGGACCGGCCTGGCAACCGGCGTCGAATACGTCCAGGGCGGCATCCAGAGATTCCAGCGCGCCCGCCTGGTGGCGGTGGCAGGCTATTCGATCGAAACGCCCCGGCTGCTGCTGAACTCCACGTCACCTCGCTTCCCGGACGGGATGTGCAACGACTTCGACCAGGTGGGCCGCTACCTGATGGTGCAGGGGGCACCCCAAACCGGCGGGCGGTTCCAGGCTGAGGTGCGGATGTGGAAGGCCCCGCCCCCGGAAGTCAGCACCGAAGACTTCTATGAAACAGACCCCGCGAAGCCCTACAAACGCGGCTTCTCCATCCAGTGCGTCTCGCCGCTTCCCATCACCTGGGCGGAGCACGTTGCCGCCCAGGGGCACTGGGGCGCTGCCCTCCGCCGCTACATGAGCGACTACCCGCATTGGGCCTGCCTTGGTGCACTGTGCGAGTTCCTGCCCCTCGAAGGGAACCGGGTGACGCTCGCGGACGAAACGGACCGCAACGGCATCCCGGTGGCCCGCTTCAGCTACAGCCAGTGTGACAACGATCGGCAGCTGATGTCCGCCGCGCAGCAGGTCATGGAGCAGATCCTCACAGCGGCGGGAGCGGAGGAAGTCATCACCATCAACCGCTACGCGCACCTGGTGGGCGGAGCCCGGATGGCCGCCGCAGAGCAGGAAGGAGTGGTGGACCGGAACCTGCGCAGTTTCGCAGTACCCAACCTGCTGGTCACCGACGGCAGCGTCCTGCCCACCCAGGGCAGCGCAAACCCGGCCCTGACCATCATGGCGCTGGCCGCCCGTGCGGCCGGCGTCCTGGTCCAAGGCGCCCGCAGGGGCGTCACGAGCACGAAGGAAGACTGA
- a CDS encoding gluconate 2-dehydrogenase subunit 3 family protein yields MTGLPLQRDDGGGRYPGFSTLAQARHWDPVTAAVVQSRMALPPDVRFFTPAEEAAARALFDQLLDQHAEPRVPVVNMVDARLAEEETDGWHYDNMPRDGEAWRASLAALDHEARSREECTFALLSLDGQSKLLQDICDLNRDVWHGLPADRVWSLWTRYACTAFYSHPLAWDEIGFAGPAYPRGYKNLGVDRLEPFEVRDVRPDEDPTHGADR; encoded by the coding sequence GTGACCGGGCTTCCCCTGCAGAGGGACGACGGCGGCGGGCGCTACCCGGGCTTCAGCACCCTCGCCCAGGCGCGGCACTGGGACCCGGTGACCGCCGCCGTCGTACAGTCCCGGATGGCCCTGCCTCCGGACGTCCGCTTCTTCACCCCGGCCGAGGAAGCGGCGGCCCGCGCGCTGTTTGATCAGTTGCTGGACCAGCACGCGGAGCCGCGGGTGCCGGTGGTGAACATGGTGGATGCCCGCTTGGCCGAGGAGGAAACTGACGGCTGGCACTACGACAACATGCCGCGGGACGGCGAGGCCTGGCGCGCCTCCCTGGCTGCGCTTGACCATGAGGCCCGGTCCCGGGAGGAGTGTACCTTCGCCCTGCTCAGTTTGGACGGCCAATCAAAGCTGTTGCAGGACATTTGCGACCTGAACCGGGATGTATGGCATGGGCTGCCGGCGGACCGGGTGTGGAGCCTGTGGACGCGGTACGCGTGCACCGCGTTCTACTCCCATCCCCTGGCTTGGGACGAGATCGGTTTCGCAGGACCGGCCTACCCCCGAGGCTATAAGAACCTTGGCGTGGACCGGCTTGAGCCATTCGAAGTGCGCGATGTCCGGCCTGACGAGGATCCCACGCATGGGGCCGACAGATGA
- a CDS encoding MarR family winged helix-turn-helix transcriptional regulator, whose product MDAAGGPESVQEPSSREVEAVMRAADTLLRVVARSVAEVEDVVNTPQLRVLVLIHTRGPQNLGGVAAELGVHASNATRICDRLVAAGLLERREDPADRRYVRLELTAKGHALVDSVLDHRRQAIGEVISRMPSGRRPALAAALEAFAAAAGGQGTSDGRFTLGARHVK is encoded by the coding sequence ATGGATGCAGCTGGCGGACCCGAATCAGTCCAGGAACCTTCGAGCCGGGAAGTTGAAGCGGTGATGCGTGCCGCCGATACCCTCTTGCGGGTGGTGGCCCGATCTGTTGCTGAGGTGGAGGACGTGGTGAATACTCCGCAGCTGCGGGTCCTGGTCCTGATCCACACCCGGGGGCCGCAAAACCTGGGCGGAGTCGCCGCCGAACTGGGGGTGCATGCCTCCAACGCCACGCGCATCTGCGACCGGCTGGTCGCTGCCGGCCTGCTGGAGCGGCGGGAGGACCCCGCGGACCGGCGGTACGTCCGGCTCGAACTGACGGCGAAGGGACATGCCCTGGTTGACTCGGTGCTGGACCACCGGCGGCAGGCGATTGGAGAGGTTATTTCGAGGATGCCGTCGGGTCGCCGTCCGGCGCTGGCTGCTGCGCTGGAGGCTTTTGCGGCCGCCGCCGGGGGCCAGGGCACCTCCGACGGCCGCTTTACATTGGGAGCCCGGCACGTGAAGTGA
- a CDS encoding aldose 1-epimerase family protein, translating into MTQGSGAQEADRGHLFPSGRQYDINFDRQSATVTEVGAALRVYREDGRDLLDGYGPEDMCTGARGQSLLPWPNRIKGGGYDWEGRHLQLDLSEPDKGGAIHGLTRWRNWTVEQHTSDSISFAYTLHACQGWPWVLDCRLDYQLGQDGLTVRTTAVNRSPEPCPFGAGAHPYLSTGLRRPGAIDAALLQVPGRIFLPVDEHGIPTGHERVDGTEYDLKELQQLGGRHIDVAYTDLVRDADGRARVRLVRPDRSGGVELWVDETYPYLEIFTGDTLPQADRRRSGLGVEPMTCAPDAFNSGEGLMTLGPGQSHTGQWGIKPL; encoded by the coding sequence ATGACCCAAGGAAGCGGCGCCCAGGAAGCGGACAGGGGCCACTTGTTTCCATCGGGGCGGCAATACGACATTAACTTCGACCGCCAGAGCGCCACCGTGACAGAAGTAGGCGCTGCGTTGCGCGTGTACCGCGAGGACGGCAGGGACCTGCTGGACGGGTACGGGCCGGAGGACATGTGCACGGGCGCACGGGGACAGTCACTGCTTCCCTGGCCCAACCGGATCAAGGGTGGCGGCTACGACTGGGAAGGCAGGCACCTCCAGCTGGACCTAAGCGAGCCGGACAAGGGCGGGGCAATCCACGGGCTGACGCGGTGGCGGAACTGGACCGTCGAGCAACATACATCGGACTCGATATCCTTTGCCTACACCCTGCACGCCTGCCAAGGCTGGCCCTGGGTGCTCGACTGCCGCCTGGACTACCAGCTTGGCCAGGACGGATTGACCGTCCGCACCACGGCGGTAAACCGAAGCCCGGAGCCATGCCCCTTCGGCGCCGGGGCACATCCATACCTCAGCACCGGACTGCGCCGCCCGGGTGCCATTGACGCCGCCCTGCTCCAGGTACCCGGGCGGATTTTCCTGCCCGTGGATGAACACGGCATCCCCACCGGGCATGAACGCGTGGACGGCACCGAGTACGACCTTAAGGAACTCCAGCAACTGGGAGGGCGGCACATCGATGTTGCCTACACCGATCTAGTCCGCGATGCCGACGGCCGGGCCCGGGTGAGACTCGTGCGTCCGGACCGCTCTGGAGGGGTTGAGCTGTGGGTGGACGAGACGTATCCGTACCTGGAAATCTTCACCGGCGACACACTCCCCCAGGCGGACCGGCGGCGCAGCGGACTGGGGGTTGAACCCATGACGTGTGCACCTGACGCCTTCAACTCCGGCGAGGGGCTGATGACTCTTGGGCCCGGGCAATCCCACACCGGCCAGTGGGGTATCAAGCCGCTCTAA
- a CDS encoding glucose 1-dehydrogenase has protein sequence MRALAVTPGEKDSLHLREVPDPGNGEGQVLVEALAVGLCGTDSEIIAADYGEAPPGQDYLVLGHENLGRVIDAPPDSGLAKGDLVVGIVRRPDPEPCKACAAGEWDMCLNGKYTEHGIKGLDGFARERWRADAGAMVKLDDSLRDVGVLLEPTTIVAKAWEQINRIGQRAFFDPHTAVVTGAGPVGLLAALLGVQQGLDVHVFDIVTDGPKPQLVRDLGATYHSEPLPDAGIKPNILVECTGVTPVVLDALICRAQDAITCLTGVSGTGKQTRVDVGALNREEVLMNGVVFGSVNANRRHYDAGAEALAKADPDWLRRLISRRVPLEDFSEAFKHQDDDVKVVLDLPAGAREGNEQS, from the coding sequence ATGCGTGCATTGGCCGTTACACCTGGAGAAAAGGACTCATTGCACCTCCGGGAGGTTCCAGACCCCGGGAACGGCGAGGGCCAGGTACTGGTGGAGGCACTGGCCGTGGGCCTGTGCGGGACCGACAGCGAGATCATCGCCGCAGACTACGGGGAAGCGCCTCCAGGCCAGGACTACCTGGTGCTGGGCCACGAAAACCTCGGCAGGGTGATCGATGCTCCCCCGGATTCCGGCTTGGCCAAAGGCGACCTGGTGGTGGGGATTGTCCGCAGGCCAGACCCCGAGCCATGCAAAGCCTGCGCCGCCGGGGAATGGGACATGTGCCTCAATGGCAAGTACACCGAGCACGGAATCAAGGGCCTGGACGGTTTCGCCCGGGAACGCTGGCGGGCAGACGCCGGGGCCATGGTGAAACTCGATGACAGCCTGCGGGATGTGGGCGTCCTGCTGGAACCAACCACCATTGTGGCCAAGGCGTGGGAGCAGATCAACAGGATCGGGCAGCGCGCATTTTTCGACCCCCACACCGCCGTCGTGACCGGCGCCGGCCCTGTTGGGCTGCTTGCAGCGCTGCTGGGAGTCCAGCAAGGCCTGGACGTCCACGTCTTTGACATCGTCACGGACGGTCCCAAGCCGCAGCTTGTCCGTGACCTGGGTGCCACCTACCACAGCGAACCCCTGCCGGATGCCGGCATCAAACCCAACATCCTGGTTGAATGCACCGGTGTCACCCCCGTGGTCCTGGACGCACTTATATGCCGGGCGCAGGACGCCATCACCTGCCTGACAGGCGTTTCCGGAACAGGCAAGCAAACGAGGGTGGACGTGGGCGCGCTCAACCGTGAGGAAGTGCTGATGAACGGCGTGGTCTTTGGCAGCGTCAACGCGAACCGCCGCCATTACGACGCCGGCGCCGAGGCCCTTGCGAAGGCAGACCCTGACTGGCTGCGCCGCCTCATCAGCCGCCGGGTTCCATTGGAAGACTTCTCGGAGGCGTTCAAACACCAAGACGACGACGTCAAGGTGGTCCTGGACCTTCCGGCAGGAGCCCGCGAGGGGAACGAACAGTCATGA
- a CDS encoding phosphotransferase, whose translation MESWHRNRLSAEQAGFVEHRFPGVRLLRDLSWNLVDTAVLEVEHGGCRYVVKAAGPANHHIGREIDAHESFAGIWASTDRAPSLVTANRSLNLLVTEYLDGSLVQGGAAEYAPDTYLQAGQLLRVFHAQAVRVDPRYEEAATAKSMAWLDKPHRIEEAAANKARCILAAYRPEPVEAVPTHGDWQPRNWLMSGTELRIIDFGRFEFRPSISDFCRLAAQQWRSGPELEDAFFEGYGSDPREGRLWNITMLREAVSTAAWAFQIGDPEFEEQGHRMLRNALAHY comes from the coding sequence ATGGAATCCTGGCACCGGAACCGGCTCAGTGCCGAACAAGCTGGATTTGTGGAGCACCGGTTCCCGGGCGTCCGCCTGCTGCGTGACCTCTCGTGGAATCTCGTGGACACCGCCGTCCTGGAAGTGGAGCACGGTGGATGCAGGTACGTAGTCAAGGCTGCCGGACCCGCCAACCATCACATCGGTCGCGAAATAGACGCACATGAGTCCTTCGCCGGCATTTGGGCCTCCACGGACAGGGCGCCCAGCCTCGTGACGGCAAACCGATCGCTGAACCTCCTGGTGACCGAGTACCTGGACGGTTCCCTGGTGCAAGGAGGCGCCGCCGAATATGCTCCCGACACCTACCTGCAGGCCGGCCAGCTCCTCCGTGTGTTCCACGCCCAAGCGGTACGGGTCGATCCGCGGTATGAAGAGGCAGCCACCGCCAAGTCGATGGCGTGGCTGGATAAGCCCCACCGCATCGAAGAAGCTGCCGCAAACAAAGCGCGATGCATTCTCGCTGCCTACCGGCCGGAACCAGTCGAGGCGGTCCCTACCCACGGCGACTGGCAACCGCGCAACTGGCTGATGAGCGGAACCGAGCTCAGGATCATCGACTTCGGACGGTTCGAGTTCAGGCCGTCCATCAGCGATTTCTGCCGCTTGGCAGCCCAGCAGTGGCGGTCAGGCCCCGAACTGGAGGACGCCTTCTTCGAGGGCTACGGTTCAGACCCGCGAGAGGGCAGACTTTGGAACATCACCATGCTCCGCGAAGCTGTCTCTACGGCGGCCTGGGCGTTTCAGATTGGTGATCCTGAGTTCGAGGAACAAGGCCACCGGATGTTGCGGAATGCGCTCGCTCATTACTGA
- a CDS encoding HAD family hydrolase, with amino-acid sequence MPPVITLFDGYSGRVHIQAVLFDLDNTLFDHYTSARAGLNGFLRHLNQEPSRELERSWFEIEQLNYVRFLAKEIPFQEQRRERLRQFLPLVGTVPPGTDTQLDEMFAAYLRNYEQAWVAFRDSAPTLQALTALNLRAAVVTNGNQDQQASKIRRIGLEPFLDEVFSSEMTGHPKPDPEAFLVPCRRMGVSPAETLYVGDNYVVDVAGAQGAGLQARHLDRNGTGPSASLRSLADLVTMLS; translated from the coding sequence GTGCCGCCGGTCATCACGCTGTTCGACGGCTACAGTGGACGGGTGCACATTCAGGCCGTCCTCTTCGATCTGGACAACACCTTGTTCGACCATTACACGTCTGCCCGTGCGGGCCTGAACGGCTTCCTACGGCACCTCAACCAAGAGCCCAGTCGGGAGCTGGAGCGTTCCTGGTTTGAAATCGAGCAGCTCAACTACGTCCGATTCCTGGCAAAGGAGATCCCATTCCAGGAACAGCGCCGCGAGCGGCTCCGTCAGTTCCTCCCTTTAGTCGGAACGGTTCCTCCCGGAACAGACACGCAGCTAGACGAAATGTTCGCTGCCTACCTGCGGAACTATGAGCAGGCATGGGTAGCGTTTCGGGATTCGGCGCCAACGTTGCAGGCCCTTACTGCCCTTAATCTGCGGGCCGCCGTCGTCACCAACGGCAACCAGGATCAACAAGCATCGAAGATCAGGAGGATCGGCCTCGAGCCATTCCTGGACGAGGTCTTCAGCTCCGAGATGACCGGCCACCCCAAGCCTGATCCTGAAGCCTTCCTCGTGCCCTGCCGGAGGATGGGGGTGTCCCCCGCGGAAACGTTGTACGTCGGGGACAACTATGTCGTCGATGTTGCCGGGGCCCAGGGCGCTGGCCTGCAAGCAAGGCACCTCGACAGGAATGGCACTGGACCAAGCGCCTCGCTGCGAAGCCTTGCAGACTTGGTGACCATGTTGAGCTGA
- a CDS encoding class I SAM-dependent DNA methyltransferase, whose protein sequence is MTDDEVLHAYGARAAEYESLLGSVKDMAELDRRRIERWAGGLGGPGLTGPVLDAGCGPGHWTHFLQGQGLDISGVDLVPEFIRSARARFPEVRFRVASLRALDLPDGHHAGVLAWYSLIHFAPTQLPPVLTEFRRILQPQGRLLVGFFEGESGEPFDHAVTTAYYWSVDEMSAMLRDAGFEVLDVETRHDPRRRPHAAIAAIARSEKTK, encoded by the coding sequence GTGACCGATGACGAAGTGCTCCATGCCTACGGTGCCCGGGCTGCAGAGTACGAGAGCCTTCTTGGCTCCGTAAAGGACATGGCCGAGCTGGACCGCCGTCGTATCGAACGGTGGGCCGGGGGACTTGGAGGGCCTGGACTTACCGGACCAGTGCTCGACGCCGGGTGCGGCCCCGGGCACTGGACCCACTTTCTGCAGGGGCAGGGACTGGATATCTCCGGTGTTGATCTCGTCCCCGAGTTCATCCGGAGTGCCCGCGCCCGCTTCCCGGAGGTGCGCTTCCGGGTGGCGTCGCTTCGTGCCCTCGACCTGCCCGACGGCCACCATGCCGGCGTCCTGGCCTGGTACTCGCTTATCCATTTCGCACCCACGCAACTGCCCCCGGTCCTGACGGAGTTCCGGCGCATCCTGCAACCACAGGGGCGCCTGCTTGTTGGCTTCTTCGAGGGCGAGTCCGGCGAGCCCTTCGACCATGCGGTCACCACGGCGTACTACTGGTCTGTTGACGAAATGAGTGCGATGCTGCGGGACGCCGGCTTCGAGGTCCTGGACGTGGAAACACGGCACGACCCCCGCCGGCGGCCGCACGCCGCCATCGCCGCGATCGCCCGCAGCGAGAAGACGAAGTGA
- a CDS encoding NAD(P)H-dependent oxidoreductase: MTSEKPKTLILLDHPDISQSRVNRALAAALEGAPDLAVRDLRRLYPDGRIDVAAERAAVEAVENIVLQYPTHWYAPPAFLKTWLDEVLIRGWAYGTGGPGALAGKTLRVATSTGGTTEAYSPSGFHGWDYSDILIPLQATARRLGMQWLSPFILHGVRDLTDEQLHGQAQDYRNMLVSGSVPDPVS; encoded by the coding sequence ATGACGTCTGAAAAACCCAAAACCCTGATCCTTCTCGACCATCCCGATATCAGCCAATCGCGCGTGAATCGTGCCCTCGCTGCCGCTTTGGAAGGGGCTCCCGATCTTGCCGTGCGTGACTTGCGGCGCCTGTATCCGGACGGCCGGATCGACGTCGCGGCCGAAAGGGCAGCGGTGGAAGCGGTGGAGAACATTGTTCTGCAATATCCAACGCACTGGTACGCCCCTCCTGCATTCCTCAAAACCTGGCTCGATGAGGTGCTTATCCGCGGCTGGGCCTACGGCACCGGCGGGCCGGGGGCGCTTGCGGGCAAAACGCTCCGGGTTGCCACCAGCACAGGGGGTACCACGGAGGCATACTCTCCTAGCGGCTTCCATGGATGGGACTACAGTGACATCCTCATTCCCCTGCAGGCGACAGCCCGCCGGCTGGGCATGCAGTGGCTCAGCCCGTTCATCCTGCACGGGGTACGTGACCTGACCGACGAGCAACTGCACGGCCAGGCGCAGGACTACAGGAACATGTTGGTGTCAGGGTCTGTTCCCGACCCCGTGTCATGA